The Pedosphaera parvula Ellin514 region CCGCGAATTGGAGCATCAAGGCTGCGAAAATGCCCTCACCACCGCACCGCAACTCGCCCAGGAAGTCCTGCGGGAGTTTCAACACATCGAAACATTTTTAAAAACCTATCTGGCTAACCCCACCTCGTTCCTGACCATAGCAAAATGACAGCAAAAAAAATCCTGATCGTCGAAGATGATCAACTAGTCGCAAACATTTACCGCAACAAACTAAGTGTGGAACATTTCCAGGTTGAGATCGCCCTGGATGGGCACCATGGTTTTGAACTCATCAAAAGCTTTCGTCCGGACGTGGTCATTCTGGATCTGATGTTGCCCAAGGTCACTGGCATTGACCTGTTGAAGAAAGTTCGCGCCCAACAAGACCTGAAACATCTCCCGGTAATTGTGTTCTCCAATACCTATCTGAGCAACATGGTTCAGGAGGCGTGGAAGGCGGGTGCAACCAAGTGTCTTTCGAAATCAAACTGCACCCCCATGCAGCTCGTGGAATTGGTACGCAATCTTATCTCTGCTGAAACTGCCGATGCTACAACCCTGGCAAAAGATTCCACTGCAACTCAAAACAAGCCTAAATCTTCAGAAACCGATATCGTATTTCTGAACGACTTACGCACCTCGCTGCTTTCCAGCTTGCCGGCAATTCTGAACTCCATGCGCTCTGCCTTGCAGGAGTTGGCAAGATGCTCAGACGAGGCCGGCCGGGTTAAAGCGTTGCAGGCCCTTTATCGCCAGGTCCATTCCCTGGCGGGAAACGCGGGCATCTGCGGGCTGCAACAAATCTCTCAAATGTCCAACGCCTTGGAGGCTCTGCTAAAGGAACTCTCCGAAAAATCCAAAGGCATCAACTCCTCCACCCTCCGTACGGTGGCCATGGCTGTGGATTTTTTAGGGGTGCTTTTTGGACATGCCCAGGCATCAGATCCCACTGAACCTCTTGAACCTTCTCAAAGCAACATTTTAGTGGTGGATGATGAGGCCATCTCGCGTCGTGCCGTAAGCTTTTCCCTGGAGAAAGCCGGTTTGCATGCCGTCGCCGTGGAAGATCCCCAAACGGCCTTGCAAATGGCTGGAGCGAAGCCCTTCGATCTGATCTTCCTGGATGTCGACATGCCGGGCATGAATGGATTCGAACTTTGTTCCAAAATGCGTGCGCTTCCCAACCATAAAAAGACGCCCATTATTTTCGTTACCGGCTTGTCCGATTTCGAAAGTCGGGCGAACTCCACTCTCAGCGGTGGAAATGATTTGATCGCCAAGCCATTCCTGTTCATGGAACTGACAGTTAAGTCCTTGATTTACCTGCTTCGATCCCGCTCAACAACGGTCAAACAACCTCCCGGGTCTGCTCATTAACTTCTCCCAGGCCCGGTGGGCGGAGCTTTTGACTTTCGCAAAGTTCTCATTACTATTCCGTTATGGAACCTTTGCACGCTCCGTGGCGCATCCAATACATTTTGGCTCCCAAGCCGGCTCGCTTGGATGGATCCATCTTTACCGCCATCGCCCAATCAAGTGATGACGAAGCAAACTACGTCATCGCTCGGGAACGTTCCTGTTTTGCCCTCCTGAACACCTATCCTTATACTGGCGGGCATCTAATGGTGGTTCCTTACAAGCAGGTGCCCGACTTTCACGGGCTGACGGATGAGGAAATGATCGATATGATGAAACTGGTCCGCCGCTGCCAGGATGCTCTGACTCAGGTGATGAAGCCTCAAGGCTTTAACATCGGCATTAATCTTGGCCAGGTTGCTGGCGCAGGCATTCAGGAGCATCTTCACATTCATATTGTGCCTCGCTGGGCGGGGGATACTAATTTCATGCCGGTAATTGCAAACACCACGGTTTTGCCTGAAGCTTTAAAGGACCTGGCGGCAAAGCTACGGCCCGCACTGGCTCATTAAGTAACATAGAAAAAATATAATCATCATGGCTGCTGAAACGTTGCACTTCGAAAACGCCCGTCTGGCCCAGCAATTATTTAATAACGATCCTCATAACCTCCAGCATCTTGAACAGGAACTGGGGGTCAAGGCCACCTCGCGTGAAGGTTGGATCAAGTTGGAAGGTCCTGCCGAAGGCATCGAGCGCGCCAAGCAATTGTTCCTGCTGCTGGAAGGCCACCTCAAGGCCGGTTCTTCCGTGCGCAACCGCGACTTTGCCCATTCCCTGGGCGTGGTGAAAAATGAAGGTGCCTCCGCGCTCAAGGATATCATGTCTGAGCGCATCCAGACCTCTAATAAAAAGCCCAGCGTAACTCCCAAAACCCTTGGTCAGAAAAAGTATGTCGATGCCATTCGCCACCACGACGTCACCTTCGGACTCGGCCCTGCCGGCACTGGCAAGACTTATCTCGCCATGGCCATGGCTGTATCAGCGCTGAAGGAGGAGAAGATTTCCCGCATCATCCTGACTCGCCCCGCAGTCGAGGCCGGTGAGGCGCTCGGATTTTTGCCGGGTGATCTTTACGAGAAAATCACTCCCTACCTGCGCCCGCTTTATGATGCCCTCCATGATATGCTTCCAGCGGAGGACATTCAGAAATACATGGAGCGGAATGTAATCGAAATTGCTCCGTTGGCTTACATGCGCGGTCGCACTCTCAATAATGCCTTCATTGTCCTGGACGAGGCGCAAAATACCACACCTGAGCAAATGTTCATGTTCCTGACCCGCCTCGGTCTTAACTCGAAAGCCGTGATTACCGGCGACGAAACCCAGATCGACCTCCCTCATCATAAGCAGTCTGGACTGGTGGAAGCTCACCGTGCGCTAGGAAACATAGAAGGCATCGCCCTCGTCGAATTCACCCGCAAAGACGTCGTGCGACATCCTCTCGTCCAACGCATCATCGCCGCCTACGAGGAGCTGCGAGGCAAACCGAAATGAGCGGACGACTTCTCCTGCTAAACCGCCAGCACACCCGTCTTATCGACCGGCGCTGGCTACGCTGGGCCACCAAGGAACTCATTTCCGACCTGCTACATTTCGAAGATTTCGATGTCACGATTCACCTCGTGGGCGAGCGGGAAATGACTCGCATAAACGAAAAGCATCTGCAACACGCCGGCTCAACCGATGTAATCACATTCGACTATTCAGATTCTCCCGGTTCAGAGCCTCTCATTGGAGAGTTGTTCATATGCGTGGATGAAGCCCTCGTTCAAGCGATCCGGTTCAAAACGACCTGGCAATCGGAGACCATGCGCTACATCGTTCATGGCCTGCTTCACTTGAAGGGCTATGATGACCTTGAAACCACCGCCCGGCGTAAAATGAAGCGTGAAGAAAACAAGTTGCTCAAGGAACTTCGAGTCCGCTTTCGCTTGAGCAAAATTGAGGGCAAATCTAAACTAAGAGCGTGAAGAAAGACATCTTTGCCAGTTGGCGGACCAATTTTTTTACCGGTCTTGCCATCGTTTTGCCCGCAGTCGTCTCTATCGCGGTCATTTTTTGGTTTTTCTTCACGGTCTCGAACATCACCGACACCCTCCTGATTTTCATTCCGCGAGAATACACCCATGAAAATAACGGCTTCGGACCGATGTTTTGGTATTGGAAGCTTGTTGCCCTGATTCTCGCAGTCATTCTGACCGCCATTGTCGGCCGCCTGGCTCGTAACTATCTGGGCAAAAAGGCCATCGAATGGGTCGATACCTGGTTGTTGCGGGTTCCCTTGCTCAACAAACTTTATGGCACCACCAAACAGGTAAACGAAGCGCTCACTTCAGGATCAAAAGGCTCATTCAAGACCGTGGTCATGGTTGAGTTCCCGCGAACCGGAGCCTACTCCATCGGATTCATCACCGGCGAGCAACTCGG contains the following coding sequences:
- a CDS encoding response regulator — translated: MTAKKILIVEDDQLVANIYRNKLSVEHFQVEIALDGHHGFELIKSFRPDVVILDLMLPKVTGIDLLKKVRAQQDLKHLPVIVFSNTYLSNMVQEAWKAGATKCLSKSNCTPMQLVELVRNLISAETADATTLAKDSTATQNKPKSSETDIVFLNDLRTSLLSSLPAILNSMRSALQELARCSDEAGRVKALQALYRQVHSLAGNAGICGLQQISQMSNALEALLKELSEKSKGINSSTLRTVAMAVDFLGVLFGHAQASDPTEPLEPSQSNILVVDDEAISRRAVSFSLEKAGLHAVAVEDPQTALQMAGAKPFDLIFLDVDMPGMNGFELCSKMRALPNHKKTPIIFVTGLSDFESRANSTLSGGNDLIAKPFLFMELTVKSLIYLLRSRSTTVKQPPGSAH
- a CDS encoding HIT family protein, which translates into the protein MEPLHAPWRIQYILAPKPARLDGSIFTAIAQSSDDEANYVIARERSCFALLNTYPYTGGHLMVVPYKQVPDFHGLTDEEMIDMMKLVRRCQDALTQVMKPQGFNIGINLGQVAGAGIQEHLHIHIVPRWAGDTNFMPVIANTTVLPEALKDLAAKLRPALAH
- a CDS encoding PhoH family protein yields the protein MAAETLHFENARLAQQLFNNDPHNLQHLEQELGVKATSREGWIKLEGPAEGIERAKQLFLLLEGHLKAGSSVRNRDFAHSLGVVKNEGASALKDIMSERIQTSNKKPSVTPKTLGQKKYVDAIRHHDVTFGLGPAGTGKTYLAMAMAVSALKEEKISRIILTRPAVEAGEALGFLPGDLYEKITPYLRPLYDALHDMLPAEDIQKYMERNVIEIAPLAYMRGRTLNNAFIVLDEAQNTTPEQMFMFLTRLGLNSKAVITGDETQIDLPHHKQSGLVEAHRALGNIEGIALVEFTRKDVVRHPLVQRIIAAYEELRGKPK
- the ybeY gene encoding rRNA maturation RNase YbeY, producing the protein MSGRLLLLNRQHTRLIDRRWLRWATKELISDLLHFEDFDVTIHLVGEREMTRINEKHLQHAGSTDVITFDYSDSPGSEPLIGELFICVDEALVQAIRFKTTWQSETMRYIVHGLLHLKGYDDLETTARRKMKREENKLLKELRVRFRLSKIEGKSKLRA
- a CDS encoding DUF502 domain-containing protein; the encoded protein is MKKDIFASWRTNFFTGLAIVLPAVVSIAVIFWFFFTVSNITDTLLIFIPREYTHENNGFGPMFWYWKLVALILAVILTAIVGRLARNYLGKKAIEWVDTWLLRVPLLNKLYGTTKQVNEALTSGSKGSFKTVVMVEFPRTGAYSIGFITGEQLGEIERKAGQKLVSVFIPTTPQPNLRLSRSRP